A single genomic interval of Bacteroidia bacterium harbors:
- a CDS encoding SpoIIE family protein phosphatase, with amino-acid sequence KQPWSKNQFVDSKLELQPADWVWIFSDGVKDQFDEVYQKRFGIKRLKELFIRVTHQYENAADVEKALLMTGREWMGQAEQTDDIILAGFKII; translated from the coding sequence CAAACAACCTTGGAGCAAAAACCAGTTTGTAGACAGTAAATTAGAACTGCAGCCTGCGGATTGGGTATGGATATTTAGTGATGGCGTTAAAGACCAATTTGATGAAGTATACCAAAAAAGGTTTGGTATAAAAAGATTGAAAGAACTTTTCATACGTGTTACACATCAATATGAAAATGCTGCTGATGTAGAGAAAGCTCTACTCATGACAGGAAGAGAGTGGATGGGACAAGCAGAACAAACCGATGATATTATTTTAGCAGGATT